Proteins from one Candidatus Methylomirabilota bacterium genomic window:
- a CDS encoding ABC transporter ATP-binding protein, with amino-acid sequence DIKEFYLGMKESSIRGTRRWKRKKTWR; translated from the coding sequence TGACATCAAGGAGTTCTATCTCGGCATGAAAGAAAGCAGCATTCGCGGCACGAGGCGTTGGAAGAGGAAGAAAACGTGGCGTTGA
- a CDS encoding MFS transporter: MRPTVRRRLTVAALFVVTCGISIPLAAYGVFLPVLAEAFGWSRGAISTALSINLVLGGLAGLGIGALADRHGPRVLLAPTVALAGAAFALVSTVGALWQLYLFVGVLGGVGMSSFYLLSATTVARWFDERRGLALALVLVGFNLGYILGGPLAAWLIGEVGWRVAYAVLGGGCGMITMLAALSVRLPRRSEAAALRLLSGRPSGPVDAAEVPHRGGVTLRDALADPRQWCLNVAWLLLGGLAFMITVHIVPFARDQGVSLAGAALALTAYGIGSVVGRVAAGAMSDRIGTITTMRIAYVVQALALLALLWLPSRETLFGSLAAFGAGFAAADTMIAKVIPDVFGVRAIGAIMGVLTLGWRSGAALGPAAAGFLYDLSGSYAVPFGAAPGVVLVSWVLFAVATSGRARPLAVPLL; encoded by the coding sequence ATGCGCCCGACCGTCCGTCGCCGGTTGACCGTGGCCGCGCTGTTCGTGGTCACATGCGGGATCTCGATCCCGCTCGCCGCCTACGGGGTGTTCCTGCCGGTCCTCGCGGAGGCCTTTGGGTGGAGCCGCGGCGCGATCTCGACCGCGCTCTCGATCAACCTGGTGCTGGGCGGCCTGGCCGGCCTCGGGATCGGCGCTCTCGCGGACCGCCACGGGCCCCGCGTGCTCCTCGCCCCGACCGTGGCCCTGGCCGGCGCGGCCTTCGCCCTCGTCTCGACGGTCGGCGCGCTGTGGCAGCTCTACCTCTTCGTCGGCGTGCTGGGCGGCGTGGGCATGTCGAGCTTCTACCTGCTGAGCGCGACGACGGTCGCGCGCTGGTTCGACGAGCGCCGCGGCTTAGCACTGGCCCTCGTCCTGGTCGGGTTCAACCTTGGGTACATCTTGGGCGGTCCCCTGGCGGCGTGGCTCATCGGCGAGGTGGGCTGGCGTGTCGCCTACGCGGTCCTCGGTGGAGGCTGCGGCATGATCACGATGCTCGCGGCGCTCTCCGTCCGCCTGCCTCGCCGGTCGGAAGCGGCAGCACTTCGCCTGCTCTCGGGACGGCCCTCGGGACCGGTGGATGCGGCGGAGGTGCCTCACCGCGGGGGCGTGACGCTCCGCGATGCGCTCGCCGACCCGCGCCAGTGGTGCCTGAACGTCGCGTGGCTCCTCCTCGGCGGCCTCGCCTTCATGATCACCGTCCACATCGTGCCGTTCGCGCGCGACCAGGGGGTCAGTCTCGCCGGCGCCGCGCTCGCGCTCACCGCGTACGGCATCGGCTCCGTGGTCGGGAGGGTCGCCGCGGGCGCCATGTCCGATCGGATCGGCACCATCACGACGATGCGGATCGCCTACGTCGTCCAGGCCCTGGCGCTGCTGGCGCTCCTGTGGCTGCCCTCGCGCGAGACGCTGTTCGGCTCGCTGGCGGCGTTCGGGGCGGGCTTCGCGGCGGCGGACACGATGATCGCGAAGGTCATCCCCGACGTGTTCGGCGTGCGGGCGATCGGCGCCATCATGGGCGTGCTGACGCTCGGCTGGCGCTCCGGAGCCGCGCTGGGGCCGGCCGCCGCGGGGTTCCTCTACGACCTGAGCGGGTCGTACGCCGTGCCGTTCGGCGCGGCGCCGGGGGTCGTCCT
- a CDS encoding TauD/TfdA family dioxygenase, translating to MALTFRKLHPHFVAEVGAVDLRQVRDPETLAGIRAGMDEFAVLVFHDQPFTDDEHLAFAQRLDGELHTKLGSSALVKNRFGNEALGDISNLDEDGEVMKSDNRRRMYGLGNRLWHTDASFQDPPGRYSMLSAKVVPPVAADTEYADMRAAYDALDDPTKAQLEGLRVHHSIAHSRQTLGFEFSPDEQEALKGAVHPLIRTIPRSLRRSLYVASHASRIIDWPVPEGRLLLRDLIEHATQPEFVYRHSWRVGDLVIWDNRATMHRARSFDDTKYRRELRRVTTLDIAEPARRPSPDYA from the coding sequence ATGGCTCTGACCTTCCGGAAGCTCCACCCGCACTTCGTGGCCGAAGTGGGCGCGGTCGACCTCCGCCAGGTCCGCGATCCCGAGACCCTCGCGGGGATCCGGGCGGGGATGGACGAATTCGCCGTCCTGGTCTTCCACGATCAGCCGTTCACCGACGACGAGCACCTCGCGTTCGCCCAGCGGCTCGACGGCGAGCTTCACACGAAATTGGGGAGCAGCGCCCTCGTGAAGAACCGCTTCGGCAACGAGGCGCTCGGCGACATCTCGAACCTCGACGAAGACGGCGAGGTCATGAAGTCCGACAATCGCCGGCGCATGTACGGGCTCGGCAATCGCCTGTGGCACACCGACGCGTCCTTCCAGGATCCGCCGGGACGGTACTCGATGCTCTCGGCAAAGGTCGTCCCTCCCGTCGCCGCCGATACTGAGTACGCCGACATGCGCGCAGCCTACGACGCGCTCGACGACCCGACGAAGGCCCAGCTCGAAGGTCTGCGGGTCCATCACTCGATCGCGCACTCGCGCCAGACGCTCGGCTTCGAGTTCTCCCCGGATGAGCAGGAGGCCCTGAAGGGCGCGGTCCATCCGCTCATTCGCACGATCCCCCGCTCGCTGCGCAGGTCGCTGTACGTCGCCTCGCACGCGTCGAGGATCATCGACTGGCCGGTCCCGGAGGGGCGGCTCCTCCTGCGGGACCTGATCGAGCACGCGACCCAGCCGGAGTTCGTCTACCGCCATTCCTGGCGCGTCGGGGACCTCGTGATCTGGGACAACCGCGCCACGATGCACCGCGCCCGGTCGTTCGACGACACGAAGTACCGCCGCGAGCTCCGCCGCGTCACGACCCTTGATATTGCCGAACCCGCCCGCAGGCCTAGCCCGGATTATGCGTGA
- a CDS encoding ABC transporter substrate-binding protein, which translates to MSKLLGIWVLVGAVALSGAAMAQKETRGVTKTEIVLGMHTDLSGPAATYGVSSSNAVKMRFDEANEKGGVRGRKIRLIVEDTQYQVPRAVQAGAKLINRDHIFAMVAALGTPMNNAVFKDQLEAGVPNLFPLSAARSMFEPFNKLKFYGAATYVDQVRAGINYFVTKKGKKAVCAMYQDTDFGKEVLDGVQLQAEKMKIKLAETVSHKPTDQDFTAQITKLKAAGCDLVVLGTIVRDSIVPYATARKIGWTDVDFLGSAASYDLFVASAQGGVTEGLYAMGLTDMPYRDTLDPVAQAWFDRYKDRFKVEPNIGAVYGQVAADLTMTALDRTGADLTLDNFILGMESVKGYQDIFNGPKLSFGREKHQGANSSFLAVVKGGRWVRVTDPLTY; encoded by the coding sequence ATGAGCAAGCTGCTGGGGATATGGGTGCTGGTCGGCGCGGTGGCGCTGTCCGGAGCGGCGATGGCGCAGAAGGAGACGCGCGGCGTCACCAAGACCGAGATCGTACTCGGCATGCATACGGACTTGTCCGGACCGGCTGCGACGTACGGCGTCTCGTCATCGAACGCCGTTAAGATGCGGTTCGACGAGGCCAACGAGAAGGGCGGCGTCCGCGGCCGCAAGATCCGGCTGATCGTCGAGGACACCCAGTACCAGGTGCCCCGCGCGGTGCAGGCGGGCGCCAAGCTGATCAACCGCGATCACATCTTCGCCATGGTGGCCGCGCTTGGCACACCGATGAATAACGCGGTCTTCAAGGATCAGCTGGAGGCGGGCGTGCCGAACCTGTTCCCGCTGTCGGCCGCGCGCTCGATGTTCGAGCCGTTCAACAAGCTGAAGTTCTACGGCGCCGCCACCTACGTCGACCAGGTTCGCGCCGGGATCAACTACTTCGTCACGAAGAAGGGCAAGAAGGCGGTGTGCGCGATGTATCAGGACACCGACTTCGGCAAGGAAGTGCTCGACGGCGTGCAGCTGCAGGCCGAGAAGATGAAGATCAAGCTCGCGGAGACGGTCTCGCACAAGCCGACCGACCAGGACTTTACGGCGCAGATCACGAAGCTCAAGGCGGCCGGCTGTGACCTCGTGGTACTCGGCACCATCGTGCGGGATTCGATCGTGCCGTACGCGACCGCGCGCAAGATCGGCTGGACCGACGTGGACTTCCTCGGCTCGGCGGCCAGCTACGATCTCTTCGTCGCCTCCGCCCAGGGAGGCGTGACGGAAGGCCTGTACGCCATGGGGCTCACCGACATGCCGTACCGCGACACGCTGGACCCTGTCGCGCAGGCCTGGTTCGACCGCTACAAGGACCGTTTCAAAGTCGAGCCGAATATCGGGGCGGTCTACGGGCAGGTCGCCGCCGACCTGACCATGACCGCGCTCGACAGGACGGGTGCCGACCTGACCCTCGACAACTTCATCCTGGGGATGGAGTCGGTCAAGGGCTATCAGGACATCTTCAATGGGCCGAAGCTGAGCTTCGGTCGCGAAAAGCATCAGGGCGCCAATTCGTCGTTCCTCGCGGTGGTCAAGGGCGGGCGCTGGGTTCGCGTGACCGATCCGCTCACGTACTGA
- the ilvE gene encoding branched-chain-amino-acid transaminase produces the protein MKTEFKIWMNGRLVPQAEAVLPVNSAAVFYASNVFEGIRAYWNEADGELYCFRLAEHFARFRESMKMMRFTIPYQDLDLYEAVRQVLSGNEAREDIHMHLVAYVGGPGLEATSPTGMYINPRQRPRIGDGNGLKCCISSWQRTSDNAIPIRLKCGANYQNGRLAALQAKADGYDSPIFLNQRGTVAEGTGATFFMVRKGKLVTPPVTSDILESITRSTLIESLCPALGMDVVERDIARTELYVADEAFFCGSGYEITPILSVDRFPLGDGKLGPVTQRLLNTYMNVVRGTDQRFPEWRTPVYRPVTV, from the coding sequence ATGAAGACAGAGTTCAAGATCTGGATGAACGGCAGGCTCGTCCCCCAGGCGGAGGCGGTCCTGCCCGTCAATAGCGCGGCGGTCTTCTACGCGAGCAACGTCTTCGAGGGCATCAGGGCGTACTGGAACGAAGCCGACGGCGAGCTCTACTGCTTCAGGCTGGCCGAGCACTTCGCCCGGTTCCGCGAGTCCATGAAGATGATGCGCTTCACGATCCCTTACCAGGATCTCGATCTCTACGAGGCGGTCCGGCAGGTGCTGAGCGGCAACGAGGCCCGCGAGGACATCCACATGCACCTGGTCGCCTACGTCGGCGGCCCGGGGCTCGAGGCGACCTCACCCACCGGGATGTACATCAACCCGAGACAACGGCCGCGCATCGGCGACGGCAACGGCCTCAAGTGCTGCATCAGCTCGTGGCAGCGCACCTCCGACAACGCCATCCCGATCCGCCTCAAGTGCGGCGCCAACTACCAGAACGGCCGGCTCGCGGCGCTCCAGGCCAAGGCCGACGGCTACGACTCGCCGATCTTCCTCAACCAGCGCGGCACGGTGGCCGAAGGCACCGGCGCCACGTTCTTCATGGTCCGTAAGGGCAAGCTCGTCACCCCGCCCGTGACGAGCGACATCCTGGAGTCCATCACGCGGTCAACGCTGATCGAGTCGCTCTGCCCTGCCCTCGGCATGGACGTCGTGGAGCGGGACATCGCGCGGACCGAGCTGTACGTGGCGGACGAGGCTTTCTTCTGCGGCAGCGGCTACGAGATCACGCCCATCCTGTCCGTGGACCGCTTCCCGCTCGGCGACGGCAAGCTCGGGCCCGTCACCCAGCGCCTGCTCAACACCTACATGAACGTGGTGCGCGGCACCGACCAGCGCTTCCCGGAGTGGCGCACGCCGGTCTACCGGCCCGTCACCGTGTGA
- a CDS encoding glycosyltransferase family 39 protein produces MAALLVLPSVGHRLITTSDEARFALLAREMTTRHAWFGARVSGEVYRNKPPLYPWTIAAVSLVRGHVTEATARIPGAAAAVGTVFLTALLGHRLFGPRAGLWAGLVLSTSFGFVEHSQLVLPDMLVTLFFTGALYMLWLGTTALHGRTALIAFYACCALGVLSKGPVGLVPLLVAAVWLGREQGREGLRRLWSPVGLLVFAVLTVTWLAPFLALGAGSFVGGVVWEEWLLWYFGLSMPWSIEQLAVGFLPWTLLLPLAGRRAFRAPRSRATTFVLVSIAVPLAAMLLSRHQLDRYVLPIYPSLALLVGRWADSDAAVPTIGGTILGWGALLSGVALVAAPAWADLPLDGFPLHLSWPVVPMVSGVGLAAAALFLGLRRARPALMVYGVTAGMGMLLGAGLWLYDDWLNRSSDYRRLAEALRQHAGAGEAAAFTTSRHLQIDFYFGRDLVPVWKEEMFDKKPGKFSDFMARAARPVAVIDASTWREIRERISVPVVTLDQLSSVAGEDMLILRGAP; encoded by the coding sequence GTGGCCGCGCTGCTCGTTCTCCCTTCTGTCGGTCATCGGCTGATTACCACCTCCGACGAGGCGCGCTTCGCGCTCCTTGCTCGGGAGATGACGACCCGCCACGCCTGGTTCGGTGCGCGGGTGTCTGGAGAGGTGTACCGCAACAAGCCGCCGCTCTACCCGTGGACCATCGCCGCGGTCTCGCTCGTCCGTGGGCACGTCACGGAGGCGACGGCGCGGATCCCGGGTGCCGCTGCGGCGGTGGGCACGGTCTTCCTGACCGCTCTCCTCGGTCATCGGCTCTTCGGCCCGCGGGCCGGGCTCTGGGCAGGCCTCGTCCTCTCGACGAGCTTCGGCTTCGTCGAGCACAGCCAGCTGGTTCTCCCGGACATGCTCGTCACCCTGTTCTTCACGGGCGCCCTCTATATGCTCTGGCTGGGCACGACGGCGCTCCACGGCCGGACGGCTCTCATCGCTTTCTACGCGTGTTGCGCTTTGGGGGTGCTGTCGAAAGGCCCGGTGGGACTAGTGCCGCTCCTCGTGGCGGCGGTCTGGCTCGGGCGCGAACAGGGGCGCGAGGGCCTCCGCCGCCTGTGGAGCCCGGTCGGGCTTCTGGTCTTCGCGGTCTTGACCGTCACCTGGCTCGCGCCGTTCCTGGCCCTCGGCGCGGGCAGCTTCGTCGGAGGCGTCGTCTGGGAAGAGTGGCTCCTTTGGTACTTCGGGCTTTCGATGCCGTGGAGCATCGAGCAACTTGCCGTCGGCTTCCTGCCCTGGACGCTCCTGCTTCCCCTCGCGGGGCGCCGCGCCTTCCGCGCGCCACGCTCCCGCGCGACGACGTTCGTCCTGGTCTCCATCGCCGTGCCCCTCGCCGCAATGCTGCTCTCGAGGCACCAGCTCGACCGCTACGTGCTGCCGATCTACCCGAGCCTGGCGCTGCTCGTGGGGCGGTGGGCCGATTCGGACGCGGCAGTGCCCACGATCGGAGGCACCATCCTCGGCTGGGGCGCGCTCCTGTCGGGGGTCGCCCTCGTGGCGGCACCGGCATGGGCCGACCTGCCGCTCGACGGCTTCCCGCTGCATCTCTCCTGGCCCGTGGTTCCCATGGTCTCGGGCGTCGGGCTCGCCGCCGCCGCGCTCTTCCTCGGGCTCCGCCGAGCCCGTCCGGCATTGATGGTGTACGGCGTCACCGCCGGCATGGGGATGCTTCTGGGCGCCGGCCTGTGGCTCTACGACGATTGGCTCAACCGGAGCAGCGACTACCGGCGTCTCGCCGAGGCGCTCCGGCAGCACGCCGGCGCCGGCGAGGCGGCCGCGTTCACGACCAGTCGGCACCTTCAGATCGACTTCTACTTCGGCCGCGATCTCGTGCCCGTCTGGAAGGAGGAGATGTTCGACAAGAAGCCGGGGAAGTTCAGCGACTTCATGGCGCGAGCAGCGCGTCCCGTCGCCGTCATCGACGCGAGCACCTGGAGGGAGATCAGGGAGCGCATCTCGGTGCCCGTCGTCACGCTCGACCAGCTCTCCTCCGTCGCGGGAGAAGACATGCTGATCCTCCGGGGGGCCCCGTGA
- a CDS encoding ABC transporter substrate-binding protein codes for MRPLLARSRIVTLAALLLLPALAGPVAAAPEGTMTWGLHVTLVSKWLDPADTEAFINQFMVLYAIHDAVVKPMPAGDNTPSLAESWTVSKDGLTYEFVLRKGVKFHNGDPVTAEDVKFSFDRYRGAAAKLLKDRVKEIQIVDPGRVRFHLKEAWPDFMTFYGTSATGAAWIVPKRYVEKVGDDGFKKAPIGAGPYKVVSFTPGIELVMEAYEGYWRKVPSIKRLVFRSMPDETTRAAALKAGDVDLVYLLSGPLAQEIKRTPGLRLAASMPPGVVFLDLPEQWDPKSPWHDRRVRLAASHALDREGLNQAETLGLSRTTGALIPRSLEFARVYEPPAYDPAQAKKLLAEAGYPNGFDAGDLTPFPPFFSLAEAIGNYLQAVGIRTRLRTMERAAFLTAWREHTIKGVIMGLGAPAGNAATRIEVYVTKGGIYSSGVVPEIEDLYQRQARELDRKKREAMLYQIQQIMHDRVMHVPIYELAFPWGIGPRVEEACVNHIKGFSYSAPYEDLKLKPSR; via the coding sequence ATGAGACCACTGCTCGCCCGTTCCCGGATCGTCACGCTGGCCGCCCTGCTGCTGCTCCCGGCCCTCGCCGGGCCCGTCGCGGCCGCCCCCGAGGGGACGATGACCTGGGGACTCCACGTCACCCTCGTCTCGAAATGGTTGGATCCGGCCGACACCGAGGCGTTCATCAACCAGTTCATGGTGCTGTACGCCATCCACGACGCGGTGGTGAAGCCGATGCCGGCCGGAGACAACACACCGAGCCTGGCGGAGTCCTGGACGGTTTCGAAGGACGGGCTGACCTACGAGTTCGTCCTGCGCAAGGGCGTGAAGTTTCACAACGGCGACCCGGTGACGGCGGAGGACGTCAAGTTCTCGTTCGACCGGTACCGGGGCGCCGCGGCCAAGCTCCTCAAGGACCGAGTGAAGGAGATCCAGATCGTCGATCCCGGCCGCGTGCGCTTTCATCTTAAGGAGGCGTGGCCCGACTTCATGACCTTCTACGGCACGTCCGCCACGGGGGCTGCGTGGATCGTGCCGAAGCGCTACGTCGAGAAGGTAGGCGACGACGGCTTCAAGAAGGCGCCGATCGGCGCGGGGCCCTACAAGGTGGTGAGCTTCACGCCGGGGATCGAGCTGGTCATGGAGGCGTACGAGGGTTACTGGCGAAAAGTCCCCTCGATCAAGCGGCTCGTGTTCCGCAGCATGCCGGACGAGACGACCCGCGCCGCGGCCCTCAAGGCGGGCGACGTGGACCTCGTGTATCTCTTGAGCGGGCCGCTGGCTCAGGAGATCAAGCGGACGCCGGGGCTGCGGCTGGCCGCCTCCATGCCTCCCGGCGTCGTCTTCCTGGACCTGCCCGAGCAGTGGGATCCGAAGTCGCCCTGGCATGACCGGCGCGTGCGGCTGGCGGCCAGCCACGCGCTCGACCGCGAAGGCCTCAACCAGGCGGAGACCCTCGGGCTCTCGCGCACCACCGGCGCCCTCATCCCTCGGAGCCTGGAGTTCGCGCGGGTCTACGAGCCGCCCGCCTACGATCCTGCCCAAGCCAAGAAGCTGCTGGCCGAGGCGGGCTATCCCAACGGGTTCGACGCCGGCGACCTGACCCCGTTTCCCCCGTTCTTCTCGCTGGCCGAGGCGATCGGCAACTATCTCCAGGCGGTGGGCATCCGGACGCGCCTGCGCACGATGGAGCGCGCCGCCTTCCTCACCGCGTGGCGCGAGCACACGATCAAGGGCGTGATCATGGGCCTGGGCGCTCCTGCCGGCAACGCGGCGACACGGATCGAGGTGTACGTGACCAAGGGCGGGATCTATTCCTCTGGAGTCGTGCCGGAGATCGAAGATCTCTACCAGCGCCAGGCCCGGGAGCTGGATCGGAAGAAGCGTGAGGCCATGCTCTACCAGATCCAGCAGATCATGCACGACCGCGTGATGCACGTGCCGATCTACGAGCTGGCCTTCCCCTGGGGCATCGGGCCGCGCGTCGAGGAAGCGTGCGTCAACCACATCAAGGGATTCTCCTACTCGGCGCCCTACGAGGATCTGAAGCTCAAGCCCTCGCGCTAG
- a CDS encoding long-chain fatty acid--CoA ligase, which translates to MSVAVGPQPTMRDDRAWTIHGQDTLPKLFRQVVRERGDAVAMREKHLGIWRSISWRQYGLRAKHVGLGLVALGLRPKDVVSVIAENCPEWLYTDLGTMSVGGVTNGIYSTDSAKQIEYIVNDSGTRFFFAENEEQLDKILEVRARCPQLVKIIVFDMEGLRGFTDDQVMPFEELLELGGHYEREHASAFDPLVEIARAEDLAILVYTSGTTGPPKGSMLSHRNILFQLGFSDFITEPREGDQQLSFLPLAHIAERTFSVFYPLHSGATVNFAENIDTVPSNVREVAPAVFFAVPRIWEKFYSGVELRMREATLAGKLAYGWAIKVGGRMAQARIEGRKPTAWLRLLHGVADFLVLDNIRRSIGMHRARGAATGAAPIAPELIKWYLSLGIDMREVYGQTENCGLATAMPGDRIKLGTVGRARPDTEVALSPDGEILLKGPHVFLGYYKNPEKTADTVVDGWLHTGDVGSIDGEGFLTITDRMKDIIITAGGKNVTPSEIENQLKFSPYISDAVVIGDRRKFLSCLVMIDHETVAQFAQERNVPFTNFTSLCRAKEVQDLIWGEIERVNRQLARVETVKKFSLIEQILTAEDEELTPTMKLKRTYVNVKYKDIIDGMYTGA; encoded by the coding sequence ATGAGCGTTGCCGTAGGGCCGCAGCCGACCATGCGGGACGATCGCGCCTGGACCATTCACGGCCAGGACACGCTGCCCAAGCTGTTCCGACAGGTCGTCAGGGAGCGCGGTGACGCCGTGGCCATGCGCGAGAAGCATCTCGGGATATGGCGCTCCATCAGCTGGCGCCAGTACGGCCTACGGGCGAAGCACGTCGGCCTGGGGCTCGTCGCGCTCGGCCTCCGGCCGAAGGACGTGGTGTCGGTCATCGCCGAGAACTGCCCGGAGTGGCTCTACACCGACCTCGGCACGATGTCGGTCGGCGGCGTCACCAACGGCATCTACTCGACCGACTCGGCGAAGCAGATCGAGTACATCGTCAACGACAGCGGCACCCGCTTCTTCTTCGCCGAGAACGAGGAGCAGCTCGACAAGATCCTGGAGGTTCGCGCGCGCTGCCCGCAGCTCGTCAAGATCATCGTCTTCGACATGGAGGGGCTGCGCGGCTTCACGGACGACCAGGTGATGCCGTTCGAGGAGCTGCTCGAGCTGGGCGGGCATTACGAGCGCGAGCACGCGAGCGCGTTCGACCCGCTGGTCGAGATCGCGCGGGCGGAAGACCTCGCCATCCTTGTGTACACGTCGGGCACGACGGGCCCGCCCAAGGGCTCCATGCTGAGCCACCGCAACATCCTGTTCCAGCTCGGGTTCTCCGACTTCATCACGGAGCCCCGCGAGGGCGACCAGCAGCTCTCCTTCCTGCCGCTCGCCCATATCGCGGAGCGCACGTTCAGCGTCTTTTACCCGCTGCACTCCGGCGCGACCGTCAACTTTGCCGAGAACATCGACACCGTGCCCTCGAACGTCCGCGAGGTGGCGCCGGCGGTGTTCTTCGCGGTGCCGCGGATCTGGGAGAAGTTCTACTCGGGGGTCGAGCTGCGCATGCGGGAGGCGACGTTGGCCGGGAAGCTCGCCTACGGGTGGGCGATCAAGGTCGGCGGCCGGATGGCGCAGGCGAGGATCGAGGGCCGGAAACCGACGGCCTGGCTCAGGCTGCTTCATGGCGTTGCGGACTTCCTGGTGCTCGACAACATCCGGCGCTCCATCGGGATGCACCGGGCGCGGGGCGCCGCGACCGGCGCGGCCCCGATCGCGCCTGAGCTGATCAAGTGGTACCTGTCGCTCGGTATCGACATGCGAGAGGTCTATGGCCAGACGGAGAATTGCGGTCTCGCGACGGCCATGCCCGGCGACCGGATCAAGCTCGGCACGGTCGGGCGCGCCCGGCCGGACACCGAGGTGGCGCTGTCCCCGGATGGCGAGATCCTGCTGAAGGGGCCGCACGTGTTCCTCGGCTACTACAAGAATCCGGAGAAGACGGCGGACACGGTCGTCGACGGCTGGCTGCACACGGGGGACGTGGGCTCCATCGACGGCGAGGGGTTCCTCACGATCACCGACCGGATGAAGGACATCATCATCACGGCGGGCGGCAAGAACGTCACGCCGTCCGAGATCGAGAACCAGCTCAAGTTCTCGCCGTACATCTCCGACGCCGTGGTCATCGGCGACCGCCGGAAGTTCCTGTCCTGCCTCGTCATGATCGATCACGAGACGGTGGCCCAGTTCGCCCAGGAGCGCAACGTGCCGTTCACCAACTTCACCTCCCTCTGTCGCGCCAAGGAGGTCCAGGACCTGATCTGGGGCGAGATCGAGCGGGTGAACAGGCAGCTCGCCAGGGTCGAGACGGTCAAGAAGTTCAGCCTGATCGAGCAGATCCTCACGGCCGAGGACGAAGAGTTGACGCCGACCATGAAGCTGAAGCGGACATACGTAAACGTGAAATACAAAGACATCATCGACGGGATGTACACGGGAGCCTGA